aaaggcatgttaaatgtttaatgtGTTGTGTTTTGGGAGGGCCAAGCAAAGATTAAATTTATTTCAATTAATTTTATTTGGTGGGGGTGCTTAGTCGTGGAACGCGATGTGCTTTTAAATTGAGGTAGTTTTTTGGAACAAAATGCGTCCCCGGAGAGCAGCGAAGGGGTCAAAACATGCATCCATCTTCTCGGGGTcactggagcttatcccagctgcactcgggcggaatgtagggtacaccctggacaagtcccacctcatcgcggggccaacacagacagacaactcacattcacacaccttaaaggcaatttagtgttgccaatcagcttatcgccaggtgcatgtttttggaggtgggaggaagctggagtacccggagacaACAAACGCAGTCAAGggggggaacatgcaaactccacacagaaagacccagagcccgggaattgaacccaggacctagCCCTGACCACTGTGTCACCTTGCTGCCCGGGGTCAAAACATGGGTACGAAAAGTGTGTACATGTAGGCAGGTCTGTTGCTTGCCCGTCTAACATTCATTTTGCTCCATTCATTTCTAGCATTTTTCCATTGCAAGTGTGTTTTGGAGTTTGTGAGTGTTTTGGGCATTTGCAGTATTTTGCTTTTGCATCTTGCACATTTTTTCCCTATTTGCCACCGTATTTAGAAGTGCAAAAACACAAACTATAATATTTGGATGGACTTACCACAGCTAGACGTCGCTCAATGTACAATGCAGCTAATATGAACACATTGGACACTGAAAAACAAGGAGAGagaagggaaaaaaataacagCGGTGAACTTTGACAGGAATACTTGAGTTTATTACTGACACACTCATTTCAAAAGCAGCTGCTTGGACTTGAACCAGGCTTCTCACTGGCTTAGAATAGATAGTGCATAGGTAGGTTTATGAAAAACATAGTCAAATGTAAGCctttataaataaaacaaaagagtGTCATACCAATGAGGAGGCAAGCAGCAGGCCAGCTGTAAGGGTTGTTCAGGAAAAGAGACACCACCTGGATTGGGTCTACAAGGATGCCGTACCTTCGCCAGCAATAAATGTGACCTAGTTAAGCTGCGGCATACACGGATATAAATGTACAATTAGGATGCACGCTCACTTTATAATGTTCTCCAGGAAGAGACGAGCATTACTCAGCACCTGGAAAAGAGAGGAATGGATTACTTTTCACATATTTTTATAATTACtacaaaaatataatttatgGTTATGTTGCTCAATAAAAAAGGTCAAGGTGCAGCCTCATCACAAACTTTTGACATTGAAGCTCCTTCAATCAGATGTGAGACAACAACTACAACAAGATATTTGAGATAAACCTTTATGGTTTGCGATGACTAGGGTTTGGAGAAAATGTAAAAAGGCAGGGGTGTGTGTGATTCACTCTTCACGTGTGTCCAACATGAATTTACTGAGCAGTGATGCAACTTATGTGCAAATTACTGATCCATGCTTTAGTAACCTTTGGCAAGTTTACCCAATGGGCAACGCAACAATTTTTACTTGCAATTTCATGTATCGAAAGATATTTGTATCTAGTCTTAAGGCATGAATCTTGTGTCTGCAACCCCTGGTGGCTACATATCAATATTATAaagcaataataaaaataagtggACAAAAACATGCATTAGTGGAAACTGTGTGTGTGGTTAGCTACTTTGTGATTCTATCTATGGATGTTTTATTTTGGAATCAAGGATGACTGGTATGTATCATGTATCAAGACAACACAATTGTGCATCTGTGCAGGGTGTCCACAAGAATCCTGATtatccatacaggtcacatttTTGTGTTGCACTCACCAACATGACAACACACCAGTTGAGGATTCCTCTGTAGTTACTGTAGCCGCTGGCTGAGCTCAGAAGTGACTCCTGTAGGACATGGCAGCTACAAGAAAAACAGAATTGTGCTATTATAGTGTCATGGACATGGCAAAACATTGGGGGCAAACAGCATACATGTCAAAAAAGAGGATATACATTTCACATCAATGTAAGTGTTTGTTTTCTACTTGCTTGTACGTAGATGGATTACATTTTAAGGAAAATTCGCAATGCAATAACAGTAAAATCTCCCCCCCCTCTGCAATGTTCAAgtacaattgtattttttaacaTTACTCCATTAATTTACAACATTACACATAAAAACGGAGACATGTTCATAAAAGAAAGCTACATATATATGTGTCTTTGTAATAAATATTTGAAAAAGCAGTCGGCTGAGCACTGAAGTGAGAAACATGTATTTACGACAGTAGAGTGTGTCCTCAAAAGGTTACCTGAGTCCCTCACTGATTTCGTCCAAATGACTCGTTGTTGGTTTCCTTTGGTTGTCTGAGGGCTGCTGAACTTTCTCCTTGTCTGCCTTCCCGTTGTTGTCAACATATCTGGACGCCTCTTCCGTCTTCTTTTTACCGGGGCATGGAGGAGGTTTATCTCCACCACCATTGTGGCACTTACCCCCGTTGGATGAAATAGTAGTCCGTCTTTGGCGGGCTGCGGGCCCTCTCATCTCGGCTCTGTCGCTCATTTGAGCGGCTTCGATCAGGCAGTGTTTACCTACCAGCAGACATGTCCTTTTTGTGGGCGGTGTCCCCGAAATACATGCAGGGGTTACACGTGTGTCCCTGCCGGAACTTGTAAGACGCGTCTCATGACCGGCGCTACTAAGCTCAAGGTGCAATTATCATCTGACTGGTTGCCAGATGTTATCTGATATCCCCCTTCCATTGAGCATGATGTCTTCCggttggagtttcattttttttggtAGTTACTCTCTGGATCACGAAATATAAGGACACCTACTTAAAATTACACTCTATTTTAAATATTACTGACATTTGCTTAACATTGCCTTGATGTAAAGCATTTTTTTATTGgttaaaatgtgattttaatccaCTAGATGTCAGGAGCGAGTTGTTCAAAAAGGTGGATGAATAATACGGCAAATAAAGCGTCTATGGTGAATTAAATGTTTAACACAACAGAGTGTCGTTGGTAAAATAATGTTTTGTGTCAATCAGTGCTATACTTAATGAGATATTATATCGTTAACAATTACACCATATCACTGCGGCTTCAAAGAACTACAGCACAGTCAAGTTTGCTTGAGACCACATTCTGTCAACCGACCAATCATCTTCAACTTCTTAGTCACGTTCAGTTTTTGACCAATCGTCGCCAAGCCTCGTAGTTTTAAGTGTGTGTAGGTTGTGCCACTGTCAGCCTCAGCTGACGCGAAGTCTGGTAAGACGTAGAAGTGACGGTCGATGTCATGAATGATTTTACAAGCTGAATGAACTAGTGTTGGCCTGGAAACAACGACTTCTTTGTGCGGCAATGATATTTTAATAGGGAATGAAAAAGCCCAAGAGAAAGAAACTTAATAGCGTAGGAGTTGAGGTGTTACCTGTCGAGAGAGGTAAGTCAACCCAACAGTTTAGCTAGCAAGGTAAACATTTCTAGCTGTTTTCTCAGCCATTACATTAGCTTGTTTTTTTATAATGACATTGTATCTCATTCAAGTactgtataatttaagtttgctAGTGTCGCCTACGTGGCAGTCTCACATCTACCTACCTCCCTTAACAGATGTGAACTGTGGGAAAAAGCAGAAGTTGGCTGAGATACATCAGGCTTTGAACAGGTGAACATTGTGATGATGTGATCGATTTCATCTGGTAATCAAACAAAACCACACAATCAGCTGAACTTGTCAGAAGTTGATAGCTCTTTATAAAACATTAATACTGTCAGTGTTAATCTttaaatcaatcaaactttattaaatgtatataaCTGTTCGTACAGTTCATAcataacatacaaaccctttatttattaaatcccaattattgaaattcaacgatttggtgcattatcaaacagctaaaattatgtataaagcaaactataacctgctacccaagaatgtacaacaattcttctcaacaaaagaagagacataaccttagaggaaaatctaatttaaaacatttgtatgcacatacaacacttttaaaacctttagcatatctgtatgtggaattaaattatggaatggattaaccaaataaatcaaacaaagcaccgatatgattcagtttaagtgacttttcaaactacaagtgttcacaaagtacacagaacaagaattatgatgaacatcttgaaccctttttttatttttattgagacaatgattatttatgtatttaatatttgttttcttactattgtatgtagggctgggcgatatggccttttttaaatatcgcaatattttaaggccatatcgcgatacacgatatatatctcgatattttgccttagccttgaatgaacacttgatgcatataatcacagcagtatgatgattctatgtgtctacattaaaacattattcttcatactgcattaatatatgctactttaaaactttcatgcagagaaggaaatcacaactaaaaaaatcactatttttttcatacggcgttgatctggaaatgtttgcctcggcattttgatggtgtgggcgtgtggcaccgaacggagatgttgacatgcggagtaagcactcttcattctctagcaggtgacttttcaaatgatgctacatattagcagtaatgctacttttttttagcaacgcttttgccccacacttgacaaattacggttgtctgttcgacatattcccacttgaagccaaaccaccgccagacgatggaccccctgctgttttttgggggaattaattattccttaatttgttaccagattcgcaccttctctctctcgtattaccactcacacggctacgctagcatcacagctaacgttacccatgctgctacctctttgctgcgcgagggcatatacgtatgtgacgtatgtcgtgacagtatgtgaagtgtgtaagaaggtgcgcttgtctgtctgtgagaaggagacacaggaaagagcgaggagagcatgtagtgtaatgccagcagctaaaagcaactgcgtgagaacgtatactcgaaaatcacgatatagtcattttctatattgcacagagacaaacccgcgatatatcgcatatatcgatatatcgcccagctctaattgtatattatttatttgttcactgttctgttacagagaacaacaaaattggataaaattgctatggtattaaAAGGGGTagcattaaataagctctgcttcttcctactcctttttggaagtgctgtaatgaaacacctGGAAATGTGTAATTacattgcatgttcgaaataaactgaaactgaactgaacatgggCACAAAGGGATTTACACCAAAAgtaaaagaagagaagaaaacacacacacagcactattgtCAAAACACACAAAACACGGCTAAGGTTCCCGCGGGGTCTTAAAATGTCTTAAATCCAACtatttgaatttaaggccttaaatgtcTACAATTCTCCTAAAATCTCAGAAAAGGTTTTAAATGAGAATTTGAAACGTCTTAAAATATATTAACGTTACttatatttaaaacatgcataaacttcagtcttgcttttaaatgtttatatatttttgagGGCGCTATATTGTAACTACAAAACGGAACCAAAGTACCTGTGCTGCCCCGGTCGGAATATATCACGCACCATCAGCTAGTGGGCTGCGTGCGCAGCATTGTGTTGTTACAGCTGAGCATAGCAGCGCAGAAAACTAAAtaaaagcccacagcaaagccgaATTACTTGCATAAGATGGGTGATTGAAAGTTCAACGATTTATGGCTCCGGTGGATGGAAACTATATAAAGTGTTTCGGACCCGGATGTGGAGGGAAGGGTTTGTAAACATTGcggtgaaagtgaatggaatCATAATGTAAAAGTCAAAAATCCAGGATATGTCCATGTCCAAAAGATACTGAAACgccacaaacacttgcacaactatACAAGGATGAACTtaaccccccaaaggagtgttatgtgGGTAAAGTGGTGTCATTTTCCGAGGTAGATCAATACGAAATGTTTACTAGTGAAATCAaactattacatacagtaagcacACACTCGTTTCTCTGTGGTAGAAGTGTACTCACAACAGTAAAACTATAAAAAGAAAAGAtaattctcatattatttctattatttattacaaaaaaTTCAGGTCAGCTTTTCATGCCTAATTTCTTTCTGCAAGTTTATACAGCAACTGAAATTAAAAGCTATAAAGGTTGTGTGTTTTAAAATTTTTGATGGGGTGAGGAAAGCAAGCAAGATTTGCGAAATTCATCTTGTCACGCTTAAATAAAAACTAGTCCTTCTTTATTAAAATATGTTATCAAAAAAGTCACAAGAACAGctaaaaatgtattcatacataccagatacaaaatgagctgagcaAATTTGAATGTTGTCCACACTATTCACATCTAAATTTTGTTTGCGGTTTGCAAGCCATAATCGCTTTCTTTCTTGTTAGACAATCGCTCTGTCTGCACtctgtttttcacaactttgCGCAGATACAGTTAGGCCCAATCCCACCCCCTCACCCTACTTTTGAGCCCTATGCCTACGCTTTGCGCGTTCCCGTGAAGTGGTGTCCCAATGAGTCTTTGCATGTATGGGTAGTGGGCATAACGAGGAGTAGTGGGTGTATGAATCTAGCCCTTCAGAGTGAGGCATTTCAGATGCTGACACGCTCAGGTAGGGCCTGAGAAAAATGCACAATTTCTGCACAagttatatcagtgtttcccataaactgccaagatacctgtggcggtggctatgggcgtggtcaccatgacatcattgagtaatttgcataatttactacaatgatatgattttctctaaaaaggctaaaaaaaatgtatacttactaattaataacagttttgttttaaacgtccatccatccatccatccattttacaatataattacaacactttatgtacatatttatatacaaatttgaacaataagttattcactgaaatatttttattaattgtggttcttacaaaaaatatatcttataaaatataacagctaaaatgtctcttaaagctctgcccctttaattagtgcatactaaataatttaacttttgcctactactacaaccatattatttaccagcaacataaagtgaaacagaggcagaggttgtcctgccacagtcagtaacaaataaacagaaaacagtagtggtcaaatgcaaataaggtaacaagagaagtatcctacacttctcttttgtaaagtaaatctgaacagcctatatgggcatctacatcaactatatgatttgcctgagtgcctgagaagctggacaggacaaaaaaaaaaaaaatatttttttaaatttttattttatttgtggcggatgtaattctttcgtggcgggccgccacaaataaatgaatgtgtgggaaacactgtatataatatattacatgttagtttGGAACATTAATTTGTAATGTTAGCCACGCTAGCTAAAGTTAGGCTAAAATACTAAATGATAATACTAAAATTCTAAAACTTTAAAGGTTGCAAATGTGAAAATATTAACGTTACATACCTTAAAAAAATTCAGAAGATACAACAGTCGTAGATGACGGCGTCTTCTCCGTGTAGTTCTTTGTTTATTCATCAACCGAAGCatgatgaatgtaaaaaaaacaaaaacaaaaacgagcTCACCCGTTAAGTTCATTGCTATGTTTGTTGTCTAATTGTGGGATTATAGGATTGTACAGTACACCGCAACTAATAAACTACCACTcttctaatgaattaaaaaaagttttactgCCTTTGGAAAACAACCGTAGTTATTTTTCATCCATATGTGCTGCCGTGCGGCGGTGACGTTGCTGAGTTGTGGAGCGGCGTGTTCGTGTGCCAAAACACACTGAGCACATAAAATCATAATGATCGTccaaaagaatgacaaaaaaacaGCAAGTCTACAGGTTAAGAAAAAGGCTGCGTGAAAGGCAATatgaaggtatttgggcttcagaaCTGTCAATAAATGTGATGCTTTGAACACGGAAGTACcgtgctgctttaaaacatgcttcACCATTACCACCGTTGCTTCAATTTtagataaacatttaaataacaaacattctgacctgcacaaggagtttaaagggTGGCAGGTAATATTGTTAACAGCTTCCCCAATGCACATATTCTGTAGATACGAGACATGCATACACCTGGTTGGCTTGTTGAAAGTTATTAGAGCAGTCCAAACCGCCCATGTAATGTAAAATAATGCAAGTTAattgactgaattttgtaacaaattccaaccgtttcatttgtgttttatctttaacaatgtgtgttttacatgCTACTTgtcttatttgtgtatttttagcCTTGTTTTCACAGTTTGCTATGTAttttatttgtcttaaagcacagctcaatattggcaaccataaatcatgaagcattcaatacaatgtcaataaagctttctattctattctgacCTAATTCTAGATTGTGACAGGCTTTATCTATTATGTAAAATAAGTGGAAACTGTTGTTTGAGTGCAATAGTAAaaacccaatgtgtttaatgtgccttttaattttaattgcAATCTTTTTTAATTGTCAATtaggtgcaataagaaacatgtttaatcatACGTTTTATCATAAAggttctgttaaaatgaagccaataatgacattttttgtggtccaatcaaaaagtattgaaatacataacgatatacattttggtatcaaaatattggtgtcgGTAAGACTCTCGGTGGGATCTATGTGCAAACCTAACTATGTAGTCGTGTACGTCCCCGAACGTAAACTATGCAGTGACGTAGCGAGTGGTGTCCCAATTCCTAGGGAAGATTACAAAGCTCTCCCCCTTTTTACTTAATTtggagggtgtagtggtagtgggtgagggggTGTAGGGATTGGGCCTAATAGCGCTGTAGATGTCTTTATCTGTTTGCTCATTTCCGACAGCCGCAATACACTGCAAAAGTTGACCATTTAGAtttagcagagatgctaacagTCTCTTTTACAGACAATGtattgttgtgctttcctctacCAGTGCTGACGTTCTGGTTGTTGTTACATGAAAGCACTTGATATTCCGTGCACACTGCACCTTCTGTATGAAATCTGGTATGGCAAATCTGAAAAATGCTGTTATGATGATTGCTGATATTTTTTCCAATTAGTTTAGTATAGAGAAGCTTTTGGTGTATTTAGTTGGTTTAACCATGTAATTTTCCAATGTGAAAGAACAGTGTTAATTATTAAATTTACAATTCATTCTGGCCCTCTGATTTTCCTTTGTCTCTGTACTTTTTTGTCCATATGAATGTTAAatcttaaaatgttttaatttgacttgttgacTTGCAGAGATCCTGTTGGTATAATAAGCGGTAATAAGCGTAAAGGCAATTTTTCTAAACAGTGTCTTTTTCAGTGATCCGGTGGATATTGAGACCCTCCAGAGGGCTGCCACCAGCAAAGGAGGACTGTTTACAGATGAACTGCGGAGAAGAGTGTGGCCTAAACTACTTAACATCAATGTATATGAACTGCCTTATAAACCTGGTTAGTACTTCACAGAATTATATGTAGATTTAAATAAATGCCATGCATAGTACAATATTGTATAACAGGGAGAGCTGGACGGGAGAACCAAAAGGACTACAACCAGATTGTCATGGATGTCAGGAGATCCATGAAGCGCTTCCCGAAATGTCtgtgtactgtttttttttttttaaatcaatttacaAAAAACAGCATGAGACCGATCCAGCAACCTCCAGAAATTGATTTCAGTTTGCGGTTTCTTCTTTCTAAGGTATGCTGTCTACAGAAAGAGATGTTCTACAAGAACAGCTCATTGACGTCATACTAGAGGTTTTAAGATGCAACCCCCAGCTGAACTACTACCAGGGCTACCACGACGTGGCGGTCACGCTGTTACTGGTTGTTGGTGAGCGGATGACCATCGCAATGCTGCACACCTTATCCAAATATCACCTCAGGTAGTAATTTATTTGTATGTTAAAAGAAAAACACTTCTCTTTACAATACAATAACTTTTTAGGGATTTCATGGACCCCACAATGGACAGCACCAAACATATTTTAAACTATTTGATGCCTTTATTGGAAGAAGTGGACAAGGAGCTTCATGACTTCATGATCAGGTGAAAAAAACATCAACGTAATGTGCATGATTGCCTCTAGAGGGCGGTAAATTGCTGACCTGGACGCACAGTCAAACCATTGCTTTGGTGTATTCACTATTTGTGTCCTTGTGTTTCTTCGGGTGTTTGCAGACATAACAGCActgttttatttgtgttttctCTTAGAGCGGAGGTGGGGACCATCTTTGCTTTGTCCTGGCTCATCACGTGGTATGGACATGTCCTGTTGGAGCCCAAACTCACACTGAGACTCTTCGACTTCTTCTTGGCCTCTCACCCCATGATGCCCATCTACCTAGCTGCTACGGTAAGCATGTGAAATGCCGTTTGTTACATGATATATAGAATGTAGTTCATGCTTCTTCAATTGACTGGTTCACTCTTACATTTACTGTAGTGTGTGATCCATGTCTGACCTCACTGAGCAGCTTCATGGATGAaacgtcctcctcttcctcctccaacTCAACAGATCGTGTTGCACAGGGAGAAGGAGGTGAAGCAGACGGAATGTGACATGGCCATGGTGCACCACCTCCTCTCGCGCATCCCCCAGGACCTCCCATATGAGCGCCTCATCGGCCAGTCGCAGGAGCTGTTTGTCCGCTTCCCTCCCTCCTTGCTGGCCGAGCGGGCGGAGCTGCGGTCTCGTAAAAGGTGAGGAAGGTTAAAGGCCCTGCGTAAAGAAGCCTTCCTTGACTGACGCACAACTTTTTTATGTGTTCTTCCGCAGCCAATCAATGAGTAACTTCAAGACGTTTCAGCTTGCGACGCTCCACCAGAGACCAGACTCAGTACTCCAGCGCCTAACTACATCCTCCCAACAAGGTAATAATTCTCTCTAGTactaaataaagtagtcaaataATTATCAGAGACCAGAGGCCAATCAATAACAAGTAAACAAATGCTGTAGACCATCCCATCaagtgtaaatgtaaatatagcAGATAAGGACAAAAAGGTGCATTATCCCTACCAGGTTCCTTTCAATGTATGCAATCTAAAATATGCTGCAGCATTCCCCCACTGGACAAACAATGTATTGCCatcacccccccgccccctgATTTGTGCTCGTAGCAGCTCGTCACTCAGGCTTGGATGAGGCTTTGCCCCGGGACGGAGGCCAGCGTTGGGGGAAGGGGAGCAGGATGGTGAAGATGGCCGTGTTGGGGCTGTCGGCGACGCTG
This Entelurus aequoreus isolate RoL-2023_Sb linkage group LG05, RoL_Eaeq_v1.1, whole genome shotgun sequence DNA region includes the following protein-coding sequences:
- the zgc:63863 gene encoding TBC1 domain family member 20 isoform X1, with translation MKKPKRKKLNSVGVEVLPVERDVNCGKKQKLAEIHQALNSVFFSDPVDIETLQRAATSKGGLFTDELRRRVWPKLLNINVYELPYKPVQYCITGRAGRENQKDYNQIVMDVRRSMKRFPKCMLSTERDVLQEQLIDVILEVLRCNPQLNYYQGYHDVAVTLLLVVGERMTIAMLHTLSKYHLRDFMDPTMDSTKHILNYLMPLLEEVDKELHDFMIRAEVGTIFALSWLITWYGHVLLEPKLTLRLFDFFLASHPMMPIYLAATIVLHREKEVKQTECDMAMVHHLLSRIPQDLPYERLIGQSQELFVRFPPSLLAERAELRSRKSQSMSNFKTFQLATLHQRPDSVLQRLTTSSQQAARHSGLDEALPRDGGQRWGKGSRMVKMAVLGLSATLGAAVFAVAQTALDWGPDVLLQLF
- the zgc:63863 gene encoding TBC1 domain family member 20 isoform X4; the encoded protein is MKKPKRKKLNSVGVEVLPVERDVNCGKKQKLAEIHQALNSVFFSDPVDIETLQRAATSKGGLFTDELRRRVWPKLLNINVYELPYKPGRAGRENQKDYNQIVMDVRRSMKRFPKCMLSTERDVLQEQLIDVILEVLRCNPQLNYYQGYHDVAVTLLLVVGERMTIAMLHTLSKYHLRDFMDPTMDSTKHILNYLMPLLEEVDKELHDFMIRAEVGTIFALSWLITWYGHVLLEPKLTLRLFDFFLASHPMMPIYLAATIVLHREKEVKQTECDMAMVHHLLSRIPQDLPYERLIGQSQELFVRFPPSLLAERAELRSRKSQSMSNFKTFQLATLHQRPDSVLQRLTTSSQQAARHSGLDEALPRDGGQRWGKGSRMVKMAVLGLSATLGAAVFAVAQTALDWGPDVLLQLF
- the zgc:63863 gene encoding TBC1 domain family member 20 isoform X3, giving the protein MKKPKRKKLNSVGVEVLPVERDVNCGKKQKLAEIHQALNSDPVDIETLQRAATSKGGLFTDELRRRVWPKLLNINVYELPYKPVQYCITGRAGRENQKDYNQIVMDVRRSMKRFPKCMLSTERDVLQEQLIDVILEVLRCNPQLNYYQGYHDVAVTLLLVVGERMTIAMLHTLSKYHLRDFMDPTMDSTKHILNYLMPLLEEVDKELHDFMIRAEVGTIFALSWLITWYGHVLLEPKLTLRLFDFFLASHPMMPIYLAATIVLHREKEVKQTECDMAMVHHLLSRIPQDLPYERLIGQSQELFVRFPPSLLAERAELRSRKSQSMSNFKTFQLATLHQRPDSVLQRLTTSSQQAARHSGLDEALPRDGGQRWGKGSRMVKMAVLGLSATLGAAVFAVAQTALDWGPDVLLQLF
- the zgc:63863 gene encoding TBC1 domain family member 20 isoform X5 yields the protein MKKPKRKKLNSVGVEVLPVERDVNCGKKQKLAEIHQALNSDPVDIETLQRAATSKGGLFTDELRRRVWPKLLNINVYELPYKPGRAGRENQKDYNQIVMDVRRSMKRFPKCMLSTERDVLQEQLIDVILEVLRCNPQLNYYQGYHDVAVTLLLVVGERMTIAMLHTLSKYHLRDFMDPTMDSTKHILNYLMPLLEEVDKELHDFMIRAEVGTIFALSWLITWYGHVLLEPKLTLRLFDFFLASHPMMPIYLAATIVLHREKEVKQTECDMAMVHHLLSRIPQDLPYERLIGQSQELFVRFPPSLLAERAELRSRKSQSMSNFKTFQLATLHQRPDSVLQRLTTSSQQAARHSGLDEALPRDGGQRWGKGSRMVKMAVLGLSATLGAAVFAVAQTALDWGPDVLLQLF
- the zgc:63863 gene encoding TBC1 domain family member 20 isoform X6; this encodes MKKPKRKKLNSVGVEVLPVERDVNCGKKQKLAEIHQALNSDPVDIETLQRAATSKGGLFTDELRRRVWPKLLNINVYELPYKPGRAGRENQKDYNQIVMDVRRSMKRFPKCMLSTERDVLQEQLIDVILEVLRCNPQLNYYQGYHDVAVTLLLVVGERMTIAMLHTLSKYHLRDFMDPTMDSTKHILNYLMPLLEEVDKELHDFMIRAEVGTIFALSWLITWYGHVLLEPKLTLRLFDFFLASHPMMPIYLAATIVLHREKEVKQTECDMAMVHHLLSRIPQDLPYERLIGQSQELFVRFPPSLLAERAELRSRKSQSMSNFKTFQLATLHQRPDSVLQRLTTSSQQARHSGLDEALPRDGGQRWGKGSRMVKMAVLGLSATLGAAVFAVAQTALDWGPDVLLQLF
- the zgc:63863 gene encoding TBC1 domain family member 20 isoform X2; amino-acid sequence: MKKPKRKKLNSVGVEVLPVERDVNCGKKQKLAEIHQALNSVFFSDPVDIETLQRAATSKGGLFTDELRRRVWPKLLNINVYELPYKPVQYCITGRAGRENQKDYNQIVMDVRRSMKRFPKCMLSTERDVLQEQLIDVILEVLRCNPQLNYYQGYHDVAVTLLLVVGERMTIAMLHTLSKYHLRDFMDPTMDSTKHILNYLMPLLEEVDKELHDFMIRAEVGTIFALSWLITWYGHVLLEPKLTLRLFDFFLASHPMMPIYLAATIVLHREKEVKQTECDMAMVHHLLSRIPQDLPYERLIGQSQELFVRFPPSLLAERAELRSRKSQSMSNFKTFQLATLHQRPDSVLQRLTTSSQQARHSGLDEALPRDGGQRWGKGSRMVKMAVLGLSATLGAAVFAVAQTALDWGPDVLLQLF